In a single window of the Canis lupus dingo isolate Sandy chromosome 18, ASM325472v2, whole genome shotgun sequence genome:
- the FIGNL1 gene encoding fidgetin-like protein 1 translates to MQASSSGSVHLSEWQKNYFAITSGTCTAGQKADAYRAQILRIQYAWANAEMSPACATRLFRRYAERYSAVIDSDNVETGLNNYAESILTLARSQQTDSDRWQSGLSINNVFKMSNVQEMMQASKKSRDSLLAPADASVVIHQEAVVLDPPKLSVCGGSGEGCPLTNSAHDTTRTLDIPEGSPPKCPQSALPPALPSTGKTCPTSVTPLGDFATAKIHATPLFGNVRKHSNSSPKANVGLNVFSSNQSCLPSVCEDPRERRAFYGSGTVDALSASMVNKAFSKTGDNGQREEGSLPTFKTAKEQLWVDQQKKYQQAQRVSGSSYGGVKKSLGASRSRGIFGKFVPPLPKQDGGDQNGGVQYKPYIPGPAEPAHPVDERLKNLEPKMIELIMNEIMDHGPPVNWEDIAGVEFAKATIKEIVVWPMMRPDIFTGLRGPPKGILLFGPPGTGKTLIGKCIASQSGATFFSISASSLTSKWVGEGEKMVRALFAVARCQQPAVIFIDEIDSLLSQRGDGEHESSRRIKTEFLVQLDGATTSSEDRILVVGATNRPQEIDEAARRRLVKRLYIPLPEASARRQIVINLMSKEQCCLSEEEIALVVRQSDGFSGADMTQLCREASLGPIRSLQTADIATIAPEQVRPIAYVDFENAFRTVRPSVSPKDLELYENWNRTFGCGK, encoded by the coding sequence ATGCAGGCTTCCAGCAGCGGGTCCGTGCACTTGAGTGAGTGGCAGAAGAATTACTTTGCAATTACATCTGGCACGTGTACCGCAGGACAGAAGGCGGACGCATACCGGGCACAGATATTACGCATTCAGTATGCATGGGCAAACGCCGAGATGTCCCCGGCCTGCGCCACCAGACTGTTCAGAAGATATGCAGAGAGATATTCTGCAGTTATTGATTCTGACAATGTTGAGACTGGCTTGAATAACTACGCGGAAAGCATTTTAACCTTAGCAAGGTCTCAGCAAACCGACAGTGACAGGTGGCAGTCTGGATTgtcaataaataatgttttcaaaatgagtAATGTGCAGGAGATGATGCAAGCCAGCAAGAAATCCAGAGACTCTCTGTTGGCACCTGCTGATGCATCGGTTGTCATCCATCAAGAGGCTGTTGTCCTCGATCCCCCTAAattgagtgtgtgtgggggttcTGGGGAGGGCTGCCCATTAACTAACTCAGCGCATGATACCACCAGGACCCTGGACATCCCAGAGGGCAGCCCTCCGAAGTGCCCTCAGAGTGCCCTGCCGCCTGCGCTGCCCAGCACTGGTAAGACCTGTCCCACGTCTGTAACACCGCTGGGTGACTTTGCCACCGCAAAGATCCATGCCACCCCGTTATTTGGAAACGTCCGGAAGCACAGTAACAGCTCTCCGAAAGCCAACGTAGGACTAAATGTGTTCTCGTCTAATCAGTCTTGTTTGCCTTCCGTCTGCGAAGATCCACGAGAGAGGAGAGCTTTTTATGGTTCTGGCACCGTTGATGCCCTTTCTGCCTCAATGGTGAATAAGGCTTTCAGTAAAACGGGAGATAATGGCCAAAGAGAAGAGGGTAGCTTGCCTACTTTTAAAACTGCAAAAGAACAATTATGGGTGGATCAGCAAAAGAAGTACCAGCAAGCCCAGCGAGTATCCGGGTCCTCATACGGCGGCGTGAAGAAGTCTCTGGGAGCCAGCAGGTCCCGAGGGATATTTGGGAAGTTTGTTCCTCCTCTCCCTAAGCAAGATGGGGGAGATCAGAATGGGGGAGTGCAGTATAAGCCATACATCCCGGGACCCGCAGAGCCGGCACATCCTGTTGATGAGCGTCTGAAGAACTTGGAGCCAAAGATGATTGAACTTATCATGAATGAGATCATGGATCACGGCCCGCCAGTCAACTGGGAAGATATCGCAGGAGTAGAATTTGCCAAAGCCACGATAAAGGAGATAGTCGTGTGGCCCATGATGAGGCCAGACATCTTTACTGGCCTACGAGGACCCCCTAAAGGAATTCTGCTCTTTGGGCCCCCCGGGACCGGGAAGACTCTGATTGGCAAGTGCATCGCAAGCCAGTCTGGGGCGACGTTCTTTAGTATCTCCGCTTCTTCTTTGACTTCTAAATGGGTGGGTGAGGGGGAGAAAATGGTCCGTGCACTGTTTGCTGTGGCAAGGTGTCAGCAGCCAGCTGTCATATTCATTGATGAAATCGATTCCCTATTGTCTCAACGAGGAGATGGCGAGCATGAATCTTCTAGAAGGATAAAAACCGAATTCCTAGTTCAGTTAGATGGAGCAACCACGTCCTCTGAAGATCGTATTCTAGTGGTGGGAGCGACCAATCGGCCCCAAGAAATTGATGAGGCCGCCCGGAGAAGGCTGGTGAAAAGGCTTTATATTCCCCTCCCGGAAGCTTCGGCCAGGAGACAGATCGTGATTAACCTGATGTCCAAGGAGCAGTGCTGCCTCAGTGAGGAGGAAATCGCGCTGGTTGTACGTCAGTCCGACGGGTTCTCGGGAGCCGACATGACACAGCTTTGCAGAGAGGCGTCTCTCGGGCCTATTCGCAGCCTGCAGACTGCTGACATCGCCACCATAGCTCCCGAGCAAGTTCGACCAATAGCTTATGTTGACTTTGAGAACGCC